The sequence TAATGTTACTATACCACTCTCATCCAGAGTCTGTCTTTCTATGTCAAATTCTCTGAAATCCCAGGCAGGTGAAATAATGTTCTTTAAGGTCTTCATTGTGTGTACATCAAAGTCGTAACATCTTAGTTTGTCTTTGATCTCTGTTcctaggaaaacaaacaaaccattaGTTTATCCCTAGCAAACATTCCCCAAAACGTATCAcaaaaaatatccagaaatgACTCCGGTTCTCTGTGTATTCAGAACAAGATGTTGTCAACACTTAATAACTAAAGTTAAGTGTTGGTCTGACAAAAATCTAGCAGCCTCCTacctatacacacacacacatgcatatacacatacacacacacacacacacacaaagtaaAATTTAGATTCAAAGTCTGTTACTAGAAGCAGCTGCCAAttcccttcccagctttctatttcttcattGTTTAAAGTTGATGCAACCCATGATGCATGTAAGGTATTTAACACAGCTGCATAGTTTTTCCAGATGTTTTAACTGACAATATTGAGAAGAAACATCCGCTTCAATTGTGTGAAAAATTTGCTGGAAAAGCAGGATGGCAGTAGACAGTCTTTTTTTGAGGCAAGACTTCTCTCCAAGGATTCAATGACTTACCAATGTAAGCTTCAGAATCACCAATATACATTTCTATGCAGTGTCCAAGCATTGTGACTGAAAATGTGTCATCCCTCCTTAGTCCAAGggcctattaaaaaaaaataataataaaatcaaaacaggaaaaagtcTTTAGCTGCATAGAAAACCATTTGCATCTTAAGTCCGCTATTCTAAGTTCGTTGGTTGACAATGTGATCAAAGTAGTCCCTActgtaaaagcaaaatactgtgcaaccaaaatattttcatatgaaCTGACTTAAGAAAGCAAACCACAAAAAGACAACTAGAAATGGAAATGTATCAGACAGAGAATCACTCATAAGCCATGAAGTAAGATACACTactaaaataattctaaaagCTGTGAGGAACTTAATTTTGCATAGCTAAACTACAATTGATAACGAAATAGACTGAGACATACTTAAGTAATTACAACTAAATTTACCAGATACAAGCTTCTAAGTACATGTAACTGCAGCTAAATTCTATGAAATCTAAAATGATTAGACTTAACTCATAGAAAACTAGGGaagacttcttaaaaataaataaataaataaaataaacaataatttGGGGGTTGGATAAAACATTCAATCTGTTCCAAAATCAAAACTGAATGAAACAGTAAATACAGACTCAGTGACACTTTAAGCATACATACCGTATGAAAATAGTCAATTGCACTTTCAAAATTGCCCATTAGACTATGTATGTAACCAATGGCAGAGTAAGTAGAAGCATTTTGAGGAATTAGTACTAGAGCCTGGCGATGGTATTCCAGTGCTTCTTCATACTTCCTGATGGGGTTAAATACAGAATATCTATTAGCAAGCTTGAGAGTGGAAGATGTTCTTATAGTATTCTGTTGATAATTACCTTACCTCTGTGACAGACAATCCTGTCAAGaactttgaagtttttgattCGTTTTCTTAACATAAAAAGCACACAGGAGTCACAGATATTGATAATTTTCTTCCTCAGCATAATTGAGAAATCACTGTTCCCCTTATGTAGCGCAATAGCTGTCTGCAGCTAGGTCCCATTTGGAGAAAATTCTAGCAATTAGATATGGTAAATTTCTTTAGATATTTAATGCTGCTCACTGCAAAATTAGGTTTCTTTCTATAGCTCTCATTTTCCTCCCCAGGGGAGTAAAGGAACAATGAGACTGAATTGCTCACTgttcaaaatgagaaaagctCCCCAAGCAGAAATTTCACAAGCCTTTAGTGCTGCACACATCAGTACTTTTGTTACTTCCACtttgacactgttttcattaGAACAGCAAGATTTACACACAGTCacaatttctttcaaatgaGCCACGCtttctttgaaaattctttCCTACATAGACTGCTTATTGCATTTGTTATTTTACAAACCAAGGATTAAGTGTACATTACTGGTGCTACTCTGCAAAATTGAAGTGTCACATTTAGCACCCTATGGTACCAAGCTGTCAAAGGTTTTCTGAACCTGAACAAATAGTAAAATGCAAGTCATCCTGAACATGATGTAATCAGTTACCAAGTTACtgcaaaaaatttaaaaaaagacataagGAATTATAActgaattatttgaaaaaactgttttttctttgattctgtgagaGCAGGTAACTATTATACATCAGTATTTCccaacaaaaatgaagaataattgCAGTTCTAACACAAGACCATTACTATCAAAGTCAAAGCAGACATACAACTTATATCTAGCTGGAATCTTTTCACTCGCATCTTAGTAACACAAACTACAGTTAAAACcacaacattaaaaatatatggtACTGGTTAAACATAAGACAACACTGGTTAAAATTAAAGTAAGAGAGAACATTTATCAATGTTAAAGCCATTAAAGCTTTCATATGTactttgtgcttcctttttctcttctcagaaTGCAGATATGAAATGAAATACGAACCAGTTCTGTCCTTAAAAGCCATAGAATAACATTTTATTGTTAAGGTCACTGAACACTGAGCTaaagtaataaaatagaagCTTAAGTGCTGATCCAAGCAATGAATAGCATAAAAGGTGGTTTTGTGCTGAAATAATTCACTGGACATAGTCAAGCATGTCAGGACTGTGACTGTAGCTCATTTGCTTTCAGACCCATCTGAAAAGCTAAAAGCCTATGACCAACTTTCTATTTAAGAACCATCAGTTAAGGAAAGGCTTTCACATTAAGTACTTTAACTTGCATGTGAAAGACTGTACATAAGGAGCAATCTGCATACTTATTTTAGAAATGGATCTAGGGAACCTTGCTTTTCTTATAAGGTGCTTCTACATTGCCCTCATGTGGTATACAATCCTGATGAAAACAAGGAGGCCcagcaaaacacattttctgtaGTATTACAGATAGTTGAAGCTCCTGTGCTATCTACTTACTTCAGTTTTCGGCAGACGTGTCCTAAGTTGTTCAGTAAAGGTTCCCACTTATCAACTGTTATCTGCAAAATAATCAACACTTCAAGTAGCTGCAGCTTGCTAGATTGTAACTAAATCTTGTAGgaccacttaaaaaaaaaaaacacacaaaaaacccacGCCCCATAACAAACTAGATAATTCAATCACAACCAAGAAGAACTtgacaaaaatattcagttgtttcaatacatatatttaaaccCAAAACAAACCTGATTTCAACTACTGACTCCCCAAACCCaattaaatttctttcaagTTTCACTTTAATACAAACtaaacaaaatttgttttctacttAACAAGCAGTCATGCTTCAAGGTCTCAAAGCCTAGGAGAATTACCAGTCACAAATTAGatatgcatattaaaaaaaaaatcataaatgcTGAGGGTCTTTCTACTCTCTTCTCCATAGTCCAACTTCAtctgcaataaataaatgagctcATTTATAAAGCATGCAGAAAACTATTCAATCCAACAAAATCCTTAGAACAGTTCTCGCTGAAATTGAGAAGTCATTTATTTGACTTGATCACATTAAGAATTTTCGATTTAATGCAATAGAATAATGTCTTTAGTTCTTTTAGATGCTTCCTACTCTAAAATTCCATGTGTGTGTTCATGCACGTATAACATTTAGTACTtgtataaagaagaaaaaatgtcacaCAAAAGAACTGAGGCTTCTACATAAATTTAAGTCTCATTTACAAAGTCTGTGGCTTTGTACAACACTACAACcataactaaaataaaacaactctATTTACATATTAGAGAGTTTATAAGTTAGTATCTGTCcagtttgttttaataaatctATGTCTTGTCCACAAATGATTGTcatttttcagtactttctACTTTGTCAGAGGTTCTCCAGAAGGAAAGTCATTATCTTGGTAGGAGATACATTGCTAACAAGTACTGCAACATCAGGTAGTGTCCTCGTTAAATAAATCTCAGCTAAAAATCATTAGAAAGCTATCTGTAAGTTCACAGCTCAGCTAACTTTCAAGAAGTTAGTTAAGCATGCCTGGACCCACTCCTACACAGTCTCCATCTGGTagatagaaaaaaatccacacctACAGACTTCCAAAGAAAAGTGGAAGTGATTGAAGAACGCAGTTCTACATGGTAGAAGCTATCTTCCACACATGTACCCAGTTCCACCTTCAGGCCAAAAACCATTCATCTACTAATACCTAAGAATGCAACTGGGTTCCACGCTTCCCAGTCAACACTTACAGTTTTGTTCTGCCTTTGCTATCCTTTGttattaatttcaaattaaaacataCTTTTGGCCATTTCCAGTAGCACTGAAAATAACGCACGATGACTCTCACCTAAAAACTGAACACATAATTACAACTAGATGGTCCAGAGTTTGAAGTCAATTTTATATTGCGTTGCTTTTgccttaataaaaaaaaacttcctggAGTTTTATGGATTTATGATCATGTGTATTACTAGGAAAAATACCTCGTTTCCAATAGCTTTGATTTTTTCCAGTGCATCGAGAAACcacttttctgcagttttccagCTAAACAATAGgaatgggaagaaaagaaaagtgaattAGCAAAGAATTCTAATTAGCAGTATGAGAAAATTGTATTACAATCAACAGCTCTTTGATCGTATTTGGTTGTATGAATGCaattatcattaaaaatgaagtaattttgCCAATTGATCTTAATGGCtgacaagtaaaaaaaaaaaaaagaagcaaaccaaGGATGTTCAATGAACGACTTCTatctgttatattttttttccagaatatatTTGAAGtttcaaaatgctttgctgCATAAAACGTTATTGCACGTGTACACTTGTGTGAGCACACAGATAATTCTTCCGGGTGTGCAGCTACCCAAtgacaaaaacacacaaagtaATCATCTCTCTCTGCATGTTTCTCAAGCTCAAGGTTTGTCCCTCATTCTCTCTTAAACAAGGAAGAACAATTTAGAAAGCAAGCCTTTACATTACCTAAATGAGAACCAGGTGATACTTTACATTGTGCTGTAGAATACAAAGTAAGTACTTTAATAGATATATTAGCACATCATATTTCAGAATAATCCTTccttaaaattatattttatctcGTTTTGCAAGCTTACTCTCCATTTTGAAACGCAACCACTCCAACTTCATGCATAACAAAAGGATCTTCAGGTGCAATGCTTAAAGCTTGGCTAAAAAACCTTTCAGCTAGCTTTGAGTTGTTGGTTAAACCATATTCCAGGCCAATATAGAGCATTGGCAAATGACacctagaaagaaaaattgataaGATACAGGTCAGTTTTCTCTACTACTTATGGACGAGCTTCAACTTTTCTGAATATGGCATTTGTGACACACCCTTTCATGAGCTGCGCAGCTGTGAAGTATGCAGCCATTGCTTGGTCGTGTTCACTCTCAACAGCAAATGAATGTCCATACGCTATCCAGGCAGGTCCGTAGGTCCTCTCAAGTGTAGTAGCTTTGCTAAAAACAAGAGCAGATTACAAGCAAACACTTGAAACTGAATTTCATCTGCTTCAGACAGTACTTATGCAGCAATGTCATATGACATTAGGTATCTATTAGGATAATCTTTCATGACTGGATGTAAATAAAGgtcattttaaaagtttgaaCTGTTCAACACTTACTAGTATTATACATTTTCAAGAATTCCCTGTATTATTTCTATTGCTGTTCATGGACACCAGAAATTACTTGAcactactgaaaagaaacaatcaTATTAGGCAAACCGGGTGAAATATAGGAAAAGTCAGTAGTGATACATAAtgtaataaatatatgtaaattaACAATTAATGACAGACACgtcatatctttttttttttttttaaaagtttccaaTCTATTTTAGAATTAATCTATTTGGTTACTTAGCCATCCTTAACAACCATTAAGTCTAAATCTTGCTTTGTCACAGTTAAACTTCTTATCTTGCAGATCCTGGAAGAGTTTTCTATCTTCTGACACACAAACATTTCCATCTTTCCACCCTACATCCTAGACAGCCTAAATCACTTCAAAAAACTTGCCCCATAAACCACTTTATCCAAAACGTTTGTTTGCTGCATTCTCTTGAATTCAATTCAAATGCCTCACATTCCTCCCAAGTTCTCTACACATATTGACACGTTGACAGTTACACATTACAATACAGCTTTGCTATGTTCTGACAAAACCTAGTTTTCCTACTTGGTGCTGAGCCCTTTTGCAAGATCTGTAGGAATAGATGAGCACGCAGATACTTCCTTCTAAAGCAATCGGAACGATCCTTCCCTTATATATTACTGGGCACAGTGCAGATGTGCCTTCTACCCTGTTCTGTGATGTCCCGTGACTCCAAAACAATGGTATGGATGGGAGCCTGTGTTTTTATCCATGGTATCTCCAAATACTTTTCTAAGAAACTACTGCCTAGCCTACAGTCATGACTAGCCTTGTAGTAGTACACTACCAAACCAATCTACTACAGGTTGGTTCAAGGTGTCTCAGTTTAAGCTTACACTATCAAAACAAATGCTGTAACTTCACAGCTCTCCAACCAGTGTTGACAACACACATCTATCACAGAAAAGAGCACTGGGCTGGCTGACCAGCCTAGGAATACAAGTCTGTTAGTGCAAAGAGAGAACCAGATAGCCAAACAGCAGGATTTTCTGTTTAACTCTTCAATTTTAGATTTGAAATCTGGACCTGGGAGAATGCCCAAGTGTCCTTAAGCTAAAAGCTGAGGCTGGATTACCTAGCCATAGTTAGCTTGGTGACACAAGCAAATGTAAGGACTGCACCTGCTCATAATAGGAAGGTGACTGGCAAGAGATTCCATGTAAGCCTGTGAATAATTATTATATCATCTGGAAGGCTGAGGTCTAAATTGTTTATACCCTGTTTCTGGTATGGCAAAAGAAATATTGTAGTAGTAACCACCATACAAAGCCATCTGCTTACTGTGAGCTATAACAACAACTGTGAACACTAAATATTTACTTAGCAAATAAGAAACAGAtgtgcaagggaaaaaaacaagttttaccTGAGGTATCTTCTGGCATGTTCATTTTTGTGGCCAACCATGAGATAGTAGCAACCTACTGCAAACCATGACACCTACAGATTACAAACCAAGATAATTATTAGATATACAacattgacttcagtgaaacATCATAGGAGGTTATACTTCACAGGGGAGCAGTGTATAGCAGATAAAATGCTGGCATGTGTACATCATTAaatgggtttgttcagcctcaAGAAGAGAAAGTTAAGTGCAGAGCTAACTGCTGCCTTCAATTTTATCTAATAAATTTATCTATATATTAAACCCCCAAAGGCTTAATTTATTACTATTATACATTTTGAATGATTATTCAAAGTGAAATCCTCATACTGAATACAACTACTCTTACACCAAGAAATCTCTATATAGGAAAATTACAATGCACAGAAAAAGGTGTGAACAATTTTACTCAGTTCTGATCAtatacacacgcacacaccTCAAACTGACCATCATCacttttgcttgcttttatttaaggaaaactACCTGGTAATGGAGGCTTAGAACTTACAGGATTATTTGGGTACAAATCCACCAGTTTATGAGAAAGATAGAAGAGTTCTGCAAAGgggaagaaacaagaaaagaaaattaaaatattcagattcagaaacattcagatgTTTCGTGCCCCTTAGCTTCCTATATGAATATGCAGCATGCCTACTGTTATTAATACACCATGTACAAAAATGTTTTAGTGGTCGTGCTTCACACTGCCTCAATACAGAGGCACTTTTGCAACTAGATAAACCAAACAAATATATCTTTGCAGTACACAAACAAGCAGCTACACATCTCACTCCTTAAGAACCCTGCAACAACTTTGGTAGCTACCAAAGTAAATGCCTGCAGAATTACACTTAAATCTATTGTGTGAAGGTAAAACACAGTTCAGCTTTCTGCATCTGAAAAGGTATAACGTATCGGCCAGATCAATTTCAAAATGAGAGTCCTGTGCACTAATATGCCAAAGACAGGACAAAACCAACTTAAATATTCCATGCAATTACTTCTTTGAATAACTACAATTATTTCTATTACAAGATTGACTGCAGGTTACAGGAAGAAATCAGATACAGGATAACAATTTTTATACCTTTTGAAATTGCATTACAGTACATAAACCAAGTGCTTCCTCAGAGCATGGTGTTTTTAAATTGATGAGTTCTGTACTTGAGTGCTCTGCATCAATTCCTCTGTTCCAGAAAaatcaaatgtgaaaaaaaacgcttaaaaaaatctcagcttaTTTACAAAACGTTCTCAGTGCAGACTTCAAATAACTGAACACTGGAAATAACACCCACTGACCTATTTGTGTACTACAATGCACTATCCTCAGAGAGACTGTGAAACACACGAGCTCCTTATTCTATCTTCCAATTGGTGttgaagacattcaaggcctTCGCTTGATTTGCACGTTTATATGCAGTTTGAAGGGAGAAGAAGCCATCCCAGCTGCAAGTGAGCTATTCACATAATTTCAAAGGTGTTCTCTGGTTATAGATTTATTTCAACTAAAAACAGACCTTCACAATAGCAAAAGCAAGGAGAGAACACAAAAGCTTTTTAATATGGAAAAAGCACTACCACCTaagcacacacactgctgaagAGTTCCTCCTACTTTAAATTAACgtattttattctgttgctgGAGAAAATTACACCCAGATACTCTAGAAAGAACAACTAAAAAACATAATCAAACAATTGAAGTGGAACAGTAGAGTTCACAAACTTTTGGGGTACGTAGCCCAGGAATTAAAAGACAGTGACACTTGTGATCACCAGTGAGTACAGATTCTTTGCACGACTACTTCCCTGTCCTTCACCATTAGCTCTAGAActcctttcttttccacctAGCATTATTCTCTTGGAACCACAAATAGGAAGAGAAATATCTCTTATTTTTCACATGAAATTTTAGGAGtggctatttttaaaatggcttATAAAAGGCTTATAAGTGTTTCTTACCATTTGCTTTATTAAGTTCCACAAGTGTCCCTATATGGACAGGTAAACAGTTTGCATGGAAAGGATCCTTTTCCATCactctaaaataaataaacaaatagacctttaatgtgtttaaaataGGCTGCTTTTATATTGTGTAACGTTCCAGTTAATTACCTCTTTCAGCATTAGATTACCATTTGTAACTAGACTGTGCCTATTAGCAGCACAATAAAGGTTTAAGACCACAAAAATAATCACTCATTTAACTTCACAGGACTAACACAACATCTTGGCAGGCTCAATATAGAATTAGAACAACAGAATACAGCATGTGTTTGCTTGCAGGTCACCTCTGATTTAACTTGCAGAGAACAATATTACTGTTCTCTGTCCTATAAATTCCATGGGCTTGTCAGCAACTTTTCTGCAATACTACTGTATTTTCTGAGCTTACAGAAATAGGCTCTATAACATTAAGCAGCATGCCAGAGGAAACACAGTTAGCtcagttttaatatttttatttatagtgCCATTTAGAAATGGATTACATGCAGGACACAGCTTGCAGGCTTGCGCCCTTTTTCTAAGCACTGGCATTTGGTAAAGTAAGCAGAGGGAAGCAAATGCCTTGAAATCTGCAGAATCTCTTATATCAGAAGTACAGTAGTTATGACTCCGTTTTCCAAGACGTACACCTTCAGATAGTTAAGAGTTTTgttgacatttaaaaataattccaagtatttcaaaacagaataaaaaagtaTAAAGGTTCCCTGTAAGATTCTAAGCATTTGTTATTCTACAGACTCCTGAGATTCCCATTTCCAAGCTCTAGAATGTGTGATAGTCTCCTCTGTGACAGTCATGTGCTCCTGCCACTTTCTGCTAGAGGAGTGGTAATTATgaagtttcagaagaaaaaaaaaaaagtatgatttAAATTACTTCATTGGAGTCATTTATTTCAACAGaatcatgtttttttctcagttgtttAAGCTCACTAAAGCAGTCAGCATTCCCTGCAGCCTTTCCAGAAATCTTGCCTCTACCAGCTTCTAAAGGACACTCTACATGGTGATGGTTTGAGATAAGAAAAAGCTGTTCTGTAAACTGAACTTTTTGTTTCACAAGACTCATGTTCTGAGACTATGCAGTACACACACAAAACTGGAGTTTTCTTACAAAGGAAGCTATCAGGCCAGCAGACAAAACAGCTCCAGAAGTATTGAGCTTTATGTTAATTGAGAAGCAATCTATGTTGTTCTGATCCACCTGACAACCCAACAGCTGTGCACACCGTGGCTACATAACGACCGACAGGCAATTTCACCACCAGAGAAATCATACCCTTTAACTAACCAACTGAACCAGATCTGTTTGTTCTGCAGGCCAAATCAAAAGCAGGCAGATAACACGGAAAACTGAGaatgaacagaagaaaacagcacaacGCTGATTAATTGGAGTTTTGCTCTGGATAATTTTGCTACAGATTACAGAAGTATGTACTACTGGGCACAAACTACCCATTTTAACTACCTGAAACTTTGTATCAAACTTCTGCaggaaggggacagaatctttagcaaggtctgttgtggtaggacaaggggaaatggtttcaaactaaaagaggagagatttagattggatgtaagaaaaaaagatgttttttacGATtagggtggtgaagcactggcacgggttgcacagagaggtggtggatgtcccatccctggagatactgaaggtcagactggacagggctctgCGCACCCCGATCCAGCTGTAactgtccctgttcactgcagggggaTTAGACTATCTCTTGGCCTTTAAGGgcccaactcaaatgattctatgatgaattGAACAGTCACTCCAGTTATAACTATATTCCACAAGatattgtaaaaaaataaaaataaaaaatcactttgTATACTTACAGTGAAGTACGCTTGTAACACATTTTGAAGTCACAGTTATAGTAATGTCTTTCAGCTAAAGACACTACTACATCCAGGTTTTCCTGAAGACCATTTACCGATTCAGGAATCAGTGTTTCACTGGGTTTATTATACtgcaagacaaaacaaacacaacatgCAAATCCAATCTAATATCAGAtgctataaatatttatttagttttaaaagaatataGCTACATAAAGCTTAACATCctttgttttaaactgaaagtgAGTAAAACCTCTATTTGATAAGATGGTTCTTTATAATGTACTTTGAAAGCTCATTTGGAGCACAACAGATGCTCCATAATGTCCATATATGAAATATAAGCTATACAAATGAATATTGACTACGGATGAAGTTGGCTTCCAGTACTCTCTTgcattctcttcagaaaaaaagattttggaaGAATGTTGTTATAACCCATTATTTCCAGGTAATGGACATTTTGCCTACATTGTTAATGTACTTTTCCCCACCTAAccatttctcagaaaataaagctaaaCCAGATGGAATTATACAAAACTATTATACTATCTTTCATCAAATGATATCTACTGC is a genomic window of Meleagris gallopavo isolate NT-WF06-2002-E0010 breed Aviagen turkey brand Nicholas breeding stock chromosome 1, Turkey_5.1, whole genome shotgun sequence containing:
- the CDC16 gene encoding cell division cycle protein 16 homolog, which gives rise to MEEPINKRLFEKYMKDESGLKDSTTDWEMSQSSIKSSICLLRGKIYDALDNRTLATHSYKEALKLDVYCFEAFDLLTSHHMLTAQEEKELLESLPLNKQCTEEEQELLHFLFENKLKKYNKPSETLIPESVNGLQENLDVVVSLAERHYYNCDFKMCYKRTSLVMEKDPFHANCLPVHIGTLVELNKANELFYLSHKLVDLYPNNPVSWFAVGCYYLMVGHKNEHARRYLSKATTLERTYGPAWIAYGHSFAVESEHDQAMAAYFTAAQLMKGCHLPMLYIGLEYGLTNNSKLAERFFSQALSIAPEDPFVMHEVGVVAFQNGDWKTAEKWFLDALEKIKAIGNEITVDKWEPLLNNLGHVCRKLKKYEEALEYHRQALVLIPQNASTYSAIGYIHSLMGNFESAIDYFHTALGLRRDDTFSVTMLGHCIEMYIGDSEAYIGTEIKDKLRCYDFDVHTMKTLKNIISPAWDFREFDIERQTLDESGIVTLETSHQRTNTDTSRPLEETFEIEMNESDMMLETSMSDHST